One part of the Flavobacterium johnsoniae UW101 genome encodes these proteins:
- a CDS encoding tyrosine-type recombinase/integrase, with the protein MALKGQKTTSDFLEWNKMQTIVLKLERDNDLKFALLIATGSYIGLRISDLLQLRWNQVLNEEHFIITERKTKKIRKVTINPELQIILKRLFVQLEAKETDLMFANRSGDKPFSTQYVNSKLKDIFTKYNVKGQYSSHFMRKTLGRRVWEVNKYSDQALLLLSQLFNHTSVSTTKIYLGIREQEISNLYLSI; encoded by the coding sequence ATGGCATTAAAAGGACAAAAGACAACAAGTGATTTTTTAGAGTGGAACAAAATGCAGACTATCGTTTTGAAACTGGAGAGAGACAATGATTTGAAATTTGCATTGCTGATTGCAACAGGTTCTTATATTGGTCTGAGGATTTCTGACCTACTACAGCTTCGTTGGAATCAGGTTTTGAATGAGGAGCATTTTATCATTACGGAAAGGAAAACCAAGAAAATCCGAAAAGTGACTATCAATCCAGAACTGCAAATCATACTTAAAAGATTGTTTGTCCAGCTTGAAGCCAAAGAAACTGATTTGATGTTTGCCAATAGGTCTGGAGATAAACCGTTCAGTACACAGTATGTGAACAGTAAACTCAAAGATATATTCACTAAATACAATGTAAAAGGTCAGTATTCAAGCCATTTTATGAGAAAAACGCTAGGTCGCAGAGTCTGGGAAGTAAACAAATATAGTGACCAAGCATTATTGTTATTGTCCCAGCTGTTCAATCATACCAGCGTTTCAACTACTAAAATCTATCTAGGAATCAGAGAACAAGAGATAAGTAACCTATATTTGAGCATATAG